One Streptomyces sp. R28 DNA window includes the following coding sequences:
- a CDS encoding alginate lyase family protein, whose translation MTRQISRRSMLKAAGAAAGAVGIGTAVLPTPAVAAGAYAHPGLLHTGADLGRMAAKVKAGAAPYTAGFAKLTANRHAQSGWAASPQEIVFRGEGGPQNYVTLYNDVHAAYQNALRHHVSGDSAHADTAVAILNAWSAQLTSVQGSADRFLAAGLQGYQIANAAELVRDHPDFELGRFQEMLSTVFAPPSDSFLADHNGAVVSNYWTNWDLAAMCCVLATGIFCDDKAQVARAVEYFKHGEGLGSVRNAMPVVLDDGLAEWLEAGRDQGHALLGVGLMGTFCEMAWNQGIDLYGYDDSRFLKGAQYVAKWAMGGEVPFTANTRRKGAINGWSGSETVTRAAPVDPAMTRPIWAMIANHYTKRRGLSASYLTQIAAKSGPEGGGGDYGPNSGGYDQLGFGTLAFTRDKATGAGTGTGGSPGPAASASASAGSGSGSGSGSGSGSDPRPQTGGSTASPSASASASAAGDLAATGSNDIVGWTAATGITALAGGLLLLRRRDRARRA comes from the coding sequence GTGACACGACAGATCAGCCGCCGGAGCATGCTCAAGGCCGCGGGCGCGGCAGCCGGAGCCGTCGGTATCGGTACGGCCGTGCTGCCCACCCCTGCCGTGGCGGCCGGCGCCTACGCCCACCCCGGCCTCCTGCACACCGGCGCCGACCTCGGCCGTATGGCCGCCAAGGTGAAGGCCGGCGCCGCCCCCTACACGGCCGGGTTCGCCAAGCTGACCGCCAACCGGCACGCGCAGAGCGGCTGGGCGGCCAGCCCGCAGGAGATCGTGTTCCGGGGGGAGGGCGGGCCGCAGAACTACGTCACCCTCTACAACGACGTCCACGCCGCGTACCAGAACGCCCTGCGCCACCACGTCAGCGGTGACAGCGCGCACGCCGACACCGCCGTGGCGATCCTCAACGCCTGGTCGGCCCAGCTGACCAGCGTGCAGGGCAGCGCGGACCGATTCCTGGCCGCCGGTCTGCAGGGCTACCAGATCGCCAACGCGGCCGAACTCGTCCGCGACCACCCCGACTTCGAGCTCGGCCGGTTCCAGGAGATGCTGAGCACCGTCTTCGCGCCGCCCAGCGACAGCTTCCTGGCCGACCACAACGGCGCCGTCGTCAGCAACTACTGGACCAACTGGGACCTCGCCGCCATGTGCTGCGTCCTGGCCACCGGCATCTTCTGCGACGACAAGGCCCAGGTCGCCCGCGCTGTGGAGTACTTCAAGCACGGCGAGGGGCTCGGCTCGGTCAGGAACGCCATGCCCGTCGTACTCGACGACGGACTCGCCGAGTGGCTGGAGGCCGGCCGCGACCAGGGGCACGCCCTGCTCGGCGTCGGTCTGATGGGCACCTTCTGCGAGATGGCCTGGAACCAGGGCATCGACCTGTACGGCTACGACGACAGCCGCTTCCTCAAGGGCGCCCAGTACGTCGCCAAGTGGGCCATGGGCGGGGAGGTGCCGTTCACCGCGAACACCCGCAGGAAGGGCGCGATCAACGGCTGGTCGGGGTCGGAGACCGTGACCCGGGCCGCGCCCGTGGACCCGGCGATGACCCGCCCGATCTGGGCGATGATCGCCAACCACTACACCAAGCGCCGGGGCCTGTCGGCCTCGTACCTCACGCAGATCGCCGCGAAGTCCGGGCCGGAGGGCGGCGGCGGGGACTACGGCCCCAACAGCGGCGGCTACGACCAACTGGGCTTCGGCACACTGGCGTTCACGCGGGACAAGGCCACGGGGGCGGGCACGGGCACAGGCGGTTCGCCCGGTCCGGCGGCGTCGGCTTCGGCGTCCGCCGGTTCGGGGTCGGGATCGGGCTCGGGGTCAGGATCGGGGTCGGATCCCCGGCCGCAGACGGGTGGCTCCACGGCCTCGCCCTCCGCGTCCGCGTCCGCCTCCGCCGCCGGTGACCTCGCCGCCACCGGCTCGAACGACATCGTCGGCTGGACCGCCGCCACGGGCATCACCGCCCTCGCCGGGGGCCTGCTCCTGCTGCGCCGCCGCGATCGGGCCCGGCGCGCGTAG